A stretch of Opitutaceae bacterium DNA encodes these proteins:
- a CDS encoding arsenate reductase ArsC: MNPGKPTILVLCTGNSCRSHMGEGILRAVAGDLFEVASAGSNPAGHVHPHAIAVMKEIGIDISAHHSKHMNEFLGHKIETVITVCGRADQACPVFPGQVNRHHWPFDDPAHATGTDEEKLSVFRRVRDEIRRAFEAYANGRRDALRSGIGKAE, encoded by the coding sequence ATGAATCCCGGGAAACCCACGATTCTTGTTCTCTGCACGGGCAACTCCTGTCGCTCGCACATGGGAGAGGGTATTCTGCGCGCGGTTGCCGGTGACCTGTTCGAGGTCGCCAGCGCAGGATCAAATCCCGCCGGCCATGTCCATCCTCATGCGATCGCGGTGATGAAGGAGATCGGGATCGACATCTCGGCTCATCACTCAAAACACATGAATGAATTCCTCGGTCATAAGATCGAGACGGTGATCACGGTCTGTGGACGCGCCGATCAGGCCTGCCCGGTGTTTCCGGGACAAGTCAACCGGCACCATTGGCCGTTCGACGATCCGGCGCATGCCACCGGGACGGACGAAGAGAAGCTCTCCGTTTTCCGGCGGGTTCGCGACGAGATCCGCCGCGCTTTCGAGGCCTATGCCAATGGGCGGCGGGACGCTTTGAGGTCCGGCATCGGGAAGGCTGAATGA
- a CDS encoding SGNH/GDSL hydrolase family protein, whose product MKDKPAFRLLTLFLMAALTCGAACRGEPAANATEPVPVIAPATPEEPVLHWRDVTTWGVEGRAWTDLERERWFDRFPAVADGKVTEKVWNLSRDSTGMMVRFKTDASMIWVDYTLHREKLNGSNMTPVGASGLDLYARDENRQWRWVGVARPGGEVVRQMIIEGLAPDFREYALYLPLYNGVENLSIGVPPEAEFHPMPPREIAPIVFYGTSITQGASASRPGMVHTAILGRRFDRPVVNLGFSGNGRMDAEVGELLVLIDAAVYVIDCLPNMGPDSVREKCIPLVEQLRAARPDTPIILVEDRRYTNSWIRPDKDRFHTNNHAALRECFEKLQAGGVTGLFYIPGDDLLGDDAEGATDGSHPNDLGFVRQAAIFEPVLREALAGR is encoded by the coding sequence ATGAAGGACAAACCCGCTTTCCGTCTTCTCACACTGTTTTTGATGGCCGCCCTCACCTGTGGTGCCGCCTGCCGCGGGGAACCTGCCGCAAACGCGACTGAGCCGGTCCCTGTTATCGCTCCGGCGACCCCGGAGGAACCCGTATTGCACTGGCGCGATGTCACCACCTGGGGCGTCGAGGGTCGGGCCTGGACCGACCTTGAACGCGAACGCTGGTTTGACCGATTCCCTGCCGTGGCCGACGGAAAGGTGACCGAGAAAGTCTGGAATCTCAGTCGGGACAGCACCGGGATGATGGTGCGATTCAAGACCGATGCCTCCATGATCTGGGTCGACTACACCCTGCACAGGGAGAAGTTGAACGGATCGAACATGACGCCCGTCGGGGCAAGCGGACTCGACCTCTATGCGCGCGACGAGAACCGGCAATGGCGCTGGGTGGGGGTGGCCCGACCCGGCGGGGAGGTGGTCCGCCAGATGATCATTGAGGGACTGGCCCCGGACTTCCGCGAGTACGCGCTTTATCTGCCACTCTACAATGGCGTCGAGAACCTTTCGATCGGCGTGCCACCCGAAGCGGAATTTCACCCGATGCCGCCTCGCGAGATTGCCCCGATCGTCTTCTACGGCACCTCCATCACCCAAGGCGCCAGTGCATCCCGGCCCGGCATGGTGCATACCGCCATTCTCGGCCGTCGGTTCGACCGGCCGGTGGTCAATCTCGGGTTCTCCGGCAATGGCCGGATGGATGCCGAAGTCGGAGAATTGCTCGTCCTTATCGACGCGGCCGTCTACGTGATTGATTGCCTGCCCAATATGGGGCCGGATTCGGTCCGGGAAAAGTGCATTCCCCTGGTGGAACAACTGCGTGCCGCGCGGCCGGACACGCCGATCATCCTGGTGGAGGATCGGCGTTATACGAACTCATGGATCAGGCCGGACAAGGATCGATTCCACACCAACAATCACGCCGCCCTCCGAGAGTGTTTTGAGAAACTGCAGGCCGGGGGCGTGACGGGGTTGTTCTATATTCCGGGTGATGACCTCCTGGGCGATGACGCCGAGGGCGCCACCGACGGCTCCCATCCGAACGACCTCGGTTTCGTGCGCCAGGCGGCCATCTTCGAGCCGGTCCTGAGAGAGGCACTCGCCGGGCGCTGA